Below is a genomic region from Persicimonas caeni.
GGGGACCGAGGCCGACGACCTCGAGAATTTCACCAACCGCGCGCCCTACCCCACCCTGCACCTGCTGCGCGAGGCCCAGATCAGCGAGGGCGTGGCGAGTCACCCGAACCCCGAGGCGATCCCCGAGCGCAATATCGAGGTGCTCGAGGAGTTGGGCGAGCTCGAGGTCCACAAAATGTGGGATCGGTGGTCGACGGATTGACCCGAAGGCTCGGCCGAGAGGGGGTCGACGGCACTCGAACGTCGCTGCGCGCCGTCTGACTGCCCATCGATGGCACTTTTTTGGACCTTTTGGCTCAGCTAAGACCCATGCGACGGCATTTTTTCGGCCCTCTGGCTCGAAAAAGTGCCGTGCCGGGGCACTTTTTTGTGCCTCGACCTCCAAAAAATGCCCTTCGAGGGGTGTCTGTTGGACCTTCCGTGCCAAAAAAATGCCTCCGACAGGGGGTTCGGAGGCGCGTCATCGCGTTCGAGTGCCATGCGAGGGGGGTTCGCTGAACCTCGAGGTCCGCCAGACACCCATCGAGGGGGGCGAGCGAGCCTCGAGGTCCACCAGACACCCATCGAGGGGGCTAACGATTGCTCATAAGTCCGAATGCCGGATGAGGTCGACTCGAATCCGTGAACATGAACCTGCACGTGCACGTGAACGGTCTTTTCGACTGCATTCAACCTCAAAACAGCAACTGCGCTCGAATCAAGCGCATGCGGTCACTCGAATTTTCGAGCAGTTCTCTGTCTCACTGCTGGTTTAACTACCGTTCACGTTCAGGTCTGATCATCCCACACATCTCATTTGCCGATGCGGAGCCGGGGCTTGCCCACTTGTTTTGCTAAGCAGGGGTTGGTCGGCGTTGAGGAATCGCACGCCCGACCCCAAGGCGAGCCTTGGGGCTGCACCGGCGAGGGCTCCGCGGGCAGCAAGCAGCCGCTCCGCATGCCGCAACACGGTGCCTGACACCTCGTCGACGCCACCTTGCACACCTTTGTTGATGCGCTGCGTTGACGGTCGGGGCGCGGTCGTCCCCGGCCGCCGGGGTCCGTCTCGGGCCCCGCACGTGTTCGAGCAAGGCGTGTGCCTTGCTTAAGACACGCAAGCTGGGGCGGGGACGCCCCAGGGCGGGCGGGGACGCCGCGCGCCCCGACCGGCAATCGGGTTTCACGTGATTCACTGCACGGTCAGGTCGCCCGCGTTCGCCGGCTGGTAGCCGTCGCTCGAGCCGCCGGTATCCACAAAATCGCAGTAGGTCCAGGTCTGCCCCCCGTCGCCCGAGAAACGGAATGCATAGTCATAGCTTCCCGCCGTCGACGGCGCGGTGACGTCGCCCTGGTACTCGTCGTTGTTGTTGTTGGCGTAGTCGAAGCCGGGGTTGGGCTGCACTTCGTTCCAGGTCCAGCTTGTGGCCGTGGTCGGATCGGAGCCGTCGGGGCCCACGCCGAGCTCGGCGATCAGCGTGGGCGCCGTAAAGGCGCTCGTTTGGCCGGGGGCGTCGGTCTGCCCGGCGATATACAGCTGACTGTAGGCTATGTCGGTCGCGCCCGGGGCGAGCGTCATCGTCGACGGCCACTGCAGCCCGCACCAGCCGAGGGTGTAGGTCGGGCAGTCGCTGCCGCCCACGCAGTCGCTGTCGCGACAGTCGGCGGCGCCGTCGCCGTCGTTGTCGGTTGTGTCGTCGCAGCACAGCTCGGTGGCCGGCACGCAGGCGCCCGCGCTGCACATGTCGCCGCCGGTGCAGGCGTCGCCGTCGTCGCAGCTCAGCGAGTCGTCGTTCGTGTAGACGCACGTGCCGTCGTCGCAGGTGTTGACGGTGCAGGCGTTTCCGTCGTCGCAGTCGGTGTCTTCGGTGCACTCGGGCGGCGCGGCGTCGACTTCGGCGTCCTCACCGACGTCTTCAGACGTATCGACGGCGTCGGTCGCGTCCTCGCCGGTGTCTTCGGGAACCGCCGTGTCGGAGGTGTCGGAGGCGTCGGGCGTCTCGTCTGCGTCGGAAGTGTCGGCCTGCGAGGTGTCGGTCGGCCCGGTATCGGCCGGTCCGGTATCGACTTGCGAGGTGTCGGCCTGTCCAGTGTCGGCGGGAACCTGGTTATTGGCCCCGTCATCGTCGTCGGAACACGCGGCGAGGGTCGAGCTGACGAAGAGAACAACAAGAATTCGCGTGAGTGTCTTCACTGGCTTCCCACTCCTGACGGAAATTAAAAACGTCCTTGCCCGTCAGTATCATACCACAACCAAGTGCAGACACGGAACTTTTGTACTTTAAGACTCGCATTCCGGCTGTTGAATCGCCTGGAAAGGATGCACCCGTTCTTGGTGGTTGGTTCTTGGTTCTTGGTCGATGCTTCGACGTCCTTACCAAGAACCAAGAACCAAGAACGGCTGCAACTGTCACGGAGGCTCACCGGAGCAGGCGCTTCTCGTAAGTCACAGAAGTGGTGTGCTTGCACTTAGACTCACAGCGAAGATGTCATCTCCTGGTATCGTTGCCGGTGCACGTCGCGCTCGACCACCGCCTGGTCGAGCCTCTCGATGGCCTGGCGCGCGTTTTGGGCGCGCTCTTCGGGGTTCGGGTGCGACGACAGAATGGCCGGCGGCTGGGGCTGCTTGGCGAGACGCTCGAAGAAGGCGACGTAGCCGCTGGGCGAGTAGCCGGCGTCGACCACGAACTCCATGCCCACCTCGTCGGCCTCGCGCTCGTCGTCGCGGCTGTGCTTGAGCAAGTAGCCCTGGGCGAGCAGGTCGATGGCCATCTGCTCGAGCATGCCGGCCTCTTCGCCCAACGCCAGGCTGGTGAGCGTGGAGATGCCGTAGACCGCCACCATGCGCTCGGCGATGTGGCGCTGGGTGACGTGGGCGACCTCGTGGCCGAGCACGGCGATGAGTTCGGCCTCGGTCTCGGCGGATTGGAGCAAGCCGGTGGTCACGAAGATATGCCCGCCGGGGATGGCAAAGGCGTTGATCTCGGGGCTGCGGATGACGTGAAAGTCGTAGTCGATGCCCTCGGGGCGTCCCTCGGCCGCGGCGACCACCTTCTGGCCGAGCTGCGAAACATAGCGAGACACCGGAGAGCCGGTCACCGGCTGTGACTCGGCGAGCACCTGGCGAGCCATGCGGTCGCCGAGTTGCTCCTCTTGGCGGGGCGGCAGAACCACGTTGGTCGCCGTCTCCTTGACCGACTTGCCCGCCCGTTTGAGCGCCTCACCGGCCTTCTCGAGCGACTCGCGCCCCTGCTCGACGCGCTCCTGGTCCACCTCGTCACAGCCGACCAGCCCAAGCCCAACAAGCCCCGACGCTACCAATACGACCAAAACTGCACGCAATAACCGCATAACCTCAATCCCCTTCACCACGCTCGTTCTCCGCGAGCCACACAACAAACCGTTCGACCTGCGACAACCCTTCGTCGGCCACCGCGCCCTGTTGCGAGGCGGCCTCGAAGGCCTCCCAATGTGGCCAGAACCGCCCACCATCGTAGGCGTCGACCACATCGGGGTGTAAGTAGTAATCACGACATACCGTCTCTGTATTGCCCAGCGCCTGGGCCGTCTGGCGCACCGCTTCGCGCAGCATCTCGTCGCGCTCGTCGGCGTCTTCGGGCGGTCCGTACTCCAGCAAGAACTCGGTGAACCTGCGCGTCGCGCCCCACGTGCGGAAGTCCTTGGTCGAGCACTCCATGCCGCAAATCTCTTCGAGATAAGCGTTGACCTCGTCGGCGGTCACCCGGCGCGTCTTGCCGTCTTCGAGGTAGGTGAAGACGCGCTCGCCGGGCGTCTCGTGCAGCCGGCGCACCTGGCGCGACAGGCGCCGGTCGCGCACCACGATCTCGTGCTCGACCTCGGACTTTCCGACGAACTCGAAGCGCACGCTGGTGGTGTTGACCTCGACGTGCTCGGCAAAGAGCGTGGCCAGCCCGTGCGAGCCGTGCTCGCGCAGGTACTGCTCGTTGCCTATGCGCAGCAGCGTGCGATCGAGCAGCGTGATCACCACGGCCAGCGCCCGCTCGCGGCCCACCTCATTGGCGCGCATGGCCCGGTCGCACGCCTCGCGGATGGCCGGGAGCTTGCGCGCGAACTGGACCAGGTGGTCGAATTTGACCCGCCGGCGCACCTCCTCCCAGCGCGGGTGGTAGATATACTGCTTGCGCCCGGCGGCGTCTCGCCCTGTCGCCTGCACATGCGCGTCGGGGTTGGCGGCGATCCACACGTCGGTCCAATCGGGCGGGATCGTCAGCGCCTTGATGCGCGCCTTCTCGGCCTCGTCGTGCAGGTGGCTGCCGTCCTCGGTCATGTAGGTAAACCCGCGCCCCCACCGCTTGCGCTCGTAGCCGGGCGTGGTCTCGGTCACGTAGTGCAGCCCCGCCTCTTGGGCGCAGGCCGCGTACTCGGAGATGCGATCTTCTTGCACCGCTAAACCCCTCGAATCGGGAAGGAAAGCCGCTTGTCGACGGGCGGCCTTCGCGTTCGACGCCGCCCTCTTGAATTATGGACGCGACGGCGCAGAAATCCCGCCGCGGCGATTGCGTCCCGGGCGCGGGTCAACTAGTCTCGGGGGGCGCTCATCTCCCCCGATTTTCCCGCTGACACGTGTACGCCCAAGTCGCCGTAGACATCCCCCTATTCACCGCGCTGACCTACGCGATCCCGGACGAACTCGACGGTTTGATCGAGCCCGGCCACCTCGTGCAGGTGCCGTTTCGAAACCGCTCGAAGACCGGTCTGGTGGTCTCGGTCGACGAGACGCTCGAGGACGAGTCGATCGCCTCGAAGGTGCGCGACATCGTCGATCTGGTCGACACCGAGCCCCTGCTCGACGAGCGCGGCGTGCAGTTCTTGAAGTTCATCGCCGACTACTACCTCGCCCCTATCGGGCAGGTCGCGCGCCTGGCCCTGCCGTCGTTTGTGCGCCTCGAGGGCATGAAGCACTACCGGCTCGTCGACGGGGCGAGCTCGGCGACCGTCCACGACGACGACCTGAAGGCCGCGGCGGCCATCCTCGAGGAGAGCGACGAGCCGGTCGCGGTCAAAGACATCAAAGAGCGGATCAAGGGGATGACCTTCCGGCGACTGTCCGACCTGGAGACGGCCGGGTTCGTCGAGGTCTCCTACGAGGAGAAGGACGCGCGCGTCAAAGTGCGCACCGAGAAGTTCTATCAGGTGGTCGACCCGCCCGGCGAAGACGACCGCATCGGCAGCAAGCAGGCGCGCATCCTCGAGATGCTCGAGGGCGAAGAGAGCGTGTCGCTCACTGATATCCGCGAGTCAATTTCGAGCCCGTACAGCAGCCTGAGCGGCCTGGAGGAGCGTGGGTTCATTCGCGTCTGGGAGGAGGAGGTCTACCGCGACCCCTTCGAGCAGGAGCCGGTCAGAAAGCCCGAAGAGCACGTGCTGACCCTCGACCAGCAACAAGCCCTGCAGGCGATCGGCACGGCGCGACAGGCCAACTCGTTCCAAGGCTTCGTGCTCCACGGGGTCACCGGAAGCGGCAAGACCGAGGTGTACGTGCGCGCCATCCGCGCCGAGATCGAGCAGGGAAACCGCGCGCTGGTCCTGCTGCCCGAAATCGCGCTGACCCCGCAATTCGTGGCCGTCTTTCGCGGCCACTTTGGCGAGAAGATCGCCGTGTTGCACTCGGGGCTGACCCCGGCGGAGAAATTCGACCAGTGGCGGCGCATCAAGCGCGACGAGGTCGAGATCGTCATCGGCGCGCGCTCGGCACTGTTCGCCCCGCTGACCAACCTGGGCATCATCGTCGTCGACGAGGAGCACGACACGAGCTTCAAGCAGGGCGAGGGCCCGCGCTACCACGCCCGCGACATGGCGCTGGTGCGCGGCAAGCTCGAGAACGCGCGGGTGGTCCTGGGCAGCGCCACGCCGTCGCTGGAGTCGTACCACAACGCCAAGAGCGGCCGGCTCAAGTACCTGCCGATGCCCGACCGCGTGGCCGACCGGCCGATGCCCGAGGTCGACATCGTCGACCTGCGCGACAACGACGGTGCCCCGCCCGGCCCCTCCGACGTGCTCTCCTACCAGCTCGTCGGCGCCGTCCAGGACACGCTCGCCGAAGAGATGCAGGCGATCTTGTTCCTCAACCGGCGAGGCTTCTCGCCGTGCGTCATCTGCCACGCGTGCGGCCACGTCTTCGAGTGCGTCAACTGCGACGTCTCGCTGACCTACCACCGCCGCCAAGAGTCGCTTCGCTGCCACCACTGCGACTACTCGATTCGCATGCCCGAGTCGTGCCCGGAGTGTGGCGACCAGAAGATCAACCGGCGGGGCACCGGCACCGAGAAACTCGAGGGCCACCTCAACGAGCTCTTCCCGCGCGCCAATATCGCCCGGCTCGACCGCGACACCAGCGGCGGAAAGAACCTGCGACGCACCATCAAGGCGTTCCGCCACGGCGAGATCGACCTGCTGGTGGGCACCCAGATGGTCACCAAGGGCCACGACTTTCCCGGCGTGATCACCGTCGGGGTGATCATGGCCGATATGAGCCTGAACTTTCCCGACTTTCGCGCCGCCGAGCGCACCTTCCAGCTGCTCACGCAGGTGGCCGGACGCGCCGGGCGCGGCGAAGATCCGGGGCGGGTCTATATCCAGACGTACAACCCCGAGCACTACAGCCTGCAGGCCGCGCGCGAGCACGACTTCGCCTCGTTCTCCGAGCGCGAGCTCGCCCTTCGCCGCGAGCTCGCCTACCCGCCCTTCGGCCACCTCATCGCCATCAAGTTCGAGGCGGCCAGCGAGGGGCGCTGCATCCAGGCCGCCCGCGACTACGCCACCGCCGCCAGGCGCGTGCTGCGCCAAGACGAGAAGCTCGGCCAGAGCGTCTTTATGCTGGGCCCGGCCATGGCGCCCCTGAGCCGCCTCAAGGGCAAGTCGCGCTGGCAAATCCTGCTCAAGAGCCGCTCACGCGCCGACGTGCGCAAGCTGGCCATCGCCATGCTCAACGGCGTGGCCCACTTCGAGCCCAACAAGTCGCAGCACCGCGACGTGCGTATCGTGGTCGACGTCGACCCGGTCAATATGCTGTGAGAATCCCGACGATGTAGAACGCCAAAAGCCCCCGCCGGATGCGATATCCGGCGGGGGCTTTTTGGGGTCTAGCGGGTTGGTCTAGCGGAACACGTTGGCTTACATGCCGGCGTCTGCTTCGCTGGAACCGGCGTCGGCGTCACTGCCGCCGTCTGCGGGGATCTCGCAGGTCTCGCCGCCCGTCTCTGCGACGCACGTCGCCGACTCGGCGCTGTACGAGCAGCTCAGGCCGTCGGCACACTCGGCGCCGCCCTCACACGACTCGCCCTCGGCGCGCGGCTGTTCGCAGTTGCCGCTGCCCTCGGCGTCGCACCACAGCCCCGGCTTGCACTGCATCGACTGCTGACAAGCCTCGCCCGCGGCCAAGTGGGGCGCACAGGTGCCGTCCACGCAGGTCGAACCGGGCCCACACATCTCGCCGGCGCTGCACGAAGCGCCCGCCGCCGCGTAGCTGACCGATGCCACACAGGTCGACTCGATTCCACACACCAGCCCCTGCTGGCACAGGTTGTACTGGAAGTCGCAGGCTTCGCCTTCAGCGCGCGATTGCTCGGCCACACAGGTGCCTTCGTAGGTCTGCTGGTCGTACACGCACGCCAGGCCATCGGCACAGTCGAGTTCGTCACACGACTCGCCTTCCTGAGCCATCGTCGGCTGGGGCGCGCACTGACCGTAGCAGGCGTCGGTGGCGCTGTAGTCGCAATAGCCCGTCTGGCACGCCTCGTCAGTCAGGCACGGATCTCCTTCGGCCTGCTGGGCGATAAACATGGCTTCGCAGGCCCCGCCGGCCTCGACCGCCGACTGAACGTCGGTGATCGCCGGGCAACTCGAGGCGAACGAGCGAATCGAGTTCAGACACTCGGTGGCCTTGGCAGAGTCAAACTCGATGCGGCCGGCATCGATGGCCACGGCGGTGCTATCTTCACCAGCATCGGCCATGAACAAGTCAGCCAGGTTTGCTTGGCACTCCTGCTTGTCGGCGTAGCGCCCGAGGTAGGCGATGTAGAAGGGAGCCTGCTTTTCGGGGCAGTCGTAGATCGCCGTGCAGAGCAGGTCCACATACTCATCTTGAGCGGACTGGGTGAATTCGGCGTAGGTCTGCGTTTCTCCGCCACCACCTCCGCCACCGCCTCCGCCACCACCATCATCACCACAACCGGTGATCGCGAGGCTCAACGCACAACCAACTGCAAATGCATACTTCCAGTTCATCTCAAATCTCCTTTCATTGTCGAAACAGCAACTCCAAGGGGTAACAGGATGCCCGGGGGATAACAAATTTTTGGGCAGCTCGAGGCGCTCGATGGATCGACTCAGAGCAAGTCGAGCGCGCGCGCCAGAAAGGACGCCATCTGGTCACGGGTCACGGGTGAATCGCCACAGTAACGGCCACCACCACACCCGAGCGTCACCCCCGCCTGGGCGATGTTGTTGGCGTTTTGCTCCCAGAACTCACCGTCGTCGTCGGAGAAATAGTCTCGGCTCGACTCGGGAAAGCCGAACGCGCGGTCCAAAAACGCCGCCATCTGGCCGCGCGTGATGGGATCGTTGCCGCAAAAGCCGTCGTTGCCGCATCCGTGGGAGATGCCGGCTTCGGCGAGGCGGTTTGCGTCGGCTTCGAACCAGGCGCCATCGTCGTCAGAGAAGTAGTCTCGGCCGGCAGCCGGAAGGGAGAGCGCGCGGCTCAAGAAGACCGCCATTTGGCCGCGCGTGACCTCCGCGCTGGGGCAGTACAGCGGGCGAAGCCCTCCCTCGCACCCCTGGGTGATGCCCTCGCGGTAGATGGCCTCGATCGCCGGTTCGTGGGGATTGCCGTCGTCGTCGGCGAACGTGCCGTCGAAGCTTCCGTACATCTTCTCGATGCCGGCGATGTCTCCGGCGCTCAGTCCCGAGCGATTGCTGCTGAACGTCGAGCCATCCGAGCGGCGCACGATCGTCGGCTCGCCGTTTTCGGAGAAGGCGTACGAGTCGTAGTGCATGATCGAGCCGAGATCGTACGCACCGATGTCGAGTCCGCCGTAGCCCTTATCGGCGTAGGTCTCGAAGGCGTAATGCTTGTCGTCGGGGATATTCTCCCAGAGGATGCGCACGTGGTCATCGCGGTCGGCGCGCGATTGCTCGTGCCACAACCCCACCGTGTGCCCAATCTCGTGGATCACCG
It encodes:
- a CDS encoding M48 family metallopeptidase gives rise to the protein MRLLRAVLVVLVASGLVGLGLVGCDEVDQERVEQGRESLEKAGEALKRAGKSVKETATNVVLPPRQEEQLGDRMARQVLAESQPVTGSPVSRYVSQLGQKVVAAAEGRPEGIDYDFHVIRSPEINAFAIPGGHIFVTTGLLQSAETEAELIAVLGHEVAHVTQRHIAERMVAVYGISTLTSLALGEEAGMLEQMAIDLLAQGYLLKHSRDDEREADEVGMEFVVDAGYSPSGYVAFFERLAKQPQPPAILSSHPNPEERAQNARQAIERLDQAVVERDVHRQRYQEMTSSL
- a CDS encoding DNA topoisomerase IB; translated protein: MQEDRISEYAACAQEAGLHYVTETTPGYERKRWGRGFTYMTEDGSHLHDEAEKARIKALTIPPDWTDVWIAANPDAHVQATGRDAAGRKQYIYHPRWEEVRRRVKFDHLVQFARKLPAIREACDRAMRANEVGRERALAVVITLLDRTLLRIGNEQYLREHGSHGLATLFAEHVEVNTTSVRFEFVGKSEVEHEIVVRDRRLSRQVRRLHETPGERVFTYLEDGKTRRVTADEVNAYLEEICGMECSTKDFRTWGATRRFTEFLLEYGPPEDADERDEMLREAVRQTAQALGNTETVCRDYYLHPDVVDAYDGGRFWPHWEAFEAASQQGAVADEGLSQVERFVVWLAENERGEGD
- the priA gene encoding primosomal protein N', which gives rise to MYAQVAVDIPLFTALTYAIPDELDGLIEPGHLVQVPFRNRSKTGLVVSVDETLEDESIASKVRDIVDLVDTEPLLDERGVQFLKFIADYYLAPIGQVARLALPSFVRLEGMKHYRLVDGASSATVHDDDLKAAAAILEESDEPVAVKDIKERIKGMTFRRLSDLETAGFVEVSYEEKDARVKVRTEKFYQVVDPPGEDDRIGSKQARILEMLEGEESVSLTDIRESISSPYSSLSGLEERGFIRVWEEEVYRDPFEQEPVRKPEEHVLTLDQQQALQAIGTARQANSFQGFVLHGVTGSGKTEVYVRAIRAEIEQGNRALVLLPEIALTPQFVAVFRGHFGEKIAVLHSGLTPAEKFDQWRRIKRDEVEIVIGARSALFAPLTNLGIIVVDEEHDTSFKQGEGPRYHARDMALVRGKLENARVVLGSATPSLESYHNAKSGRLKYLPMPDRVADRPMPEVDIVDLRDNDGAPPGPSDVLSYQLVGAVQDTLAEEMQAILFLNRRGFSPCVICHACGHVFECVNCDVSLTYHRRQESLRCHHCDYSIRMPESCPECGDQKINRRGTGTEKLEGHLNELFPRANIARLDRDTSGGKNLRRTIKAFRHGEIDLLVGTQMVTKGHDFPGVITVGVIMADMSLNFPDFRAAERTFQLLTQVAGRAGRGEDPGRVYIQTYNPEHYSLQAAREHDFASFSERELALRRELAYPPFGHLIAIKFEAASEGRCIQAARDYATAARRVLRQDEKLGQSVFMLGPAMAPLSRLKGKSRWQILLKSRSRADVRKLAIAMLNGVAHFEPNKSQHRDVRIVVDVDPVNML
- a CDS encoding M12 family metallopeptidase, whose product is MCCSKTTIALALFSLAVVACGPPQSDQTDAAGQDIRYGVVMKPNAAGEPAVPWRMVAYREVDGLLVAEGDMLLQPSLLQEIDPDEVGPYRIRVQELASRESAAFWPDARVPYTIDPNLTDQARVHDAIAHWEQHTPVDFVERTDEAAYVTFAPRDGVCLATVGRTGSQQHVWLDENCTTGSVIHEIGHTVGLWHEQSRADRDDHVRILWENIPDDKHYAFETYADKGYGGLDIGAYDLGSIMHYDSYAFSENGEPTIVRRSDGSTFSSNRSGLSAGDIAGIEKMYGSFDGTFADDDGNPHEPAIEAIYREGITQGCEGGLRPLYCPSAEVTRGQMAVFLSRALSLPAAGRDYFSDDDGAWFEADANRLAEAGISHGCGNDGFCGNDPITRGQMAAFLDRAFGFPESSRDYFSDDDGEFWEQNANNIAQAGVTLGCGGGRYCGDSPVTRDQMASFLARALDLL